ATCGAAGCGCGCCTTGATCTCAACCAGCGCCACAACCTGTTTGCCTGCGGCCGCGGCGTCGATCAGCGCGTTGACGATGGGTGAATCACCCGATGTCCGGTACAGCGTCTGCTTGATGGCCAGCACGTTCGGATCGGCGGCGGCCTGCTCGATGAACCGTTGAACCGACGTGGAAAACGAATCGTAGGGATGGTGCACCAGCACGTCGCCGTCACGCAGCGTCGAGAAGATGCTCTTCGGTGTTTCCCGCTCACCGAATGCGGGCGGCGTCGCCGGCACGAACGGACGGTCTTTCAGCGCGGGGCGGTCCTGGTCATAGATCTGCCACAGCGACGACAGGTCGAGAAGCCCGGGTACCTCGATGACATCACCGGTGTCGACGTCGAGTTCGCGCAAGAGCAGCTCGAGCATGCTCTCGGTCATGTCGTCGGACACTTCGAGGCGCACCGGGGAACCGAAGCGCCGCCGCGCCAATTCTCGCTCCAGCGCCTGCAGCAGATCTTCGTCACGGTCCTCTTCGACCTCGAAGTCCGCGTTGCGGGTGATGCGGAAAGCATGATGCTCGACGATCTCCAGGCCGGGGAACAGCACCGGCAGGAACGCGGCGATCAGTTCCTCCATCGGGAGGAACCGCACGACATCCGAGGAACCTTCGCGGCGCGCCAATTCGACGAAGCGATCCACGTTGTCGGGCACCTTGATTCGGGCGAAGTGCTGCCCGCCGTCCTCGGGTTGCCGGACGGTGACGGCAAGGTTCAGGCTCAGCCCGCTCACAAAGGGGAACGGATGTGCCGGATCGACGGCCAGCGGCGTCAGCACCGGGAACACCTGTTCATGGAAGTACGTCGACAGCCGGGAGCGCTCGCCCTCATCCACTTCGGCCCACGTGACGATGACGATGCCCTCGTCGGCGAGCGCGGGCCGCACCGCGTCGAGGAACACATGGGCGTGCCGGTTGGAGATCTGCTGAGTGCGCTCGTTGATCCGGCGTAGTTGCTCGCGCGGCGAGAGGCCATCGGCCGACCGCACGGACAACCCCATCTCGTCGCGTCGTTTCAGTCCCGCCACTCGAACCATGTAGAACTCGTCGAGATTGGACGCGAAGATCGCGAGGAACTTCGCCCGCTCGAGCAGCGGCAGCGACGGGTCGGCGGCGAGCGCAAGCACACGGGCGTTGAAGTCGAGCCAGCTCAGTTCGCGGTTGAGGTAGCGGTCTTCGGGCAGCGCGTTGTCGACCGCTCGCGATGTCGCAGCCGGTGGGGCTTCAGGCGCCGCATCTCCCGACTGCGGTGTCCCGGGACGAGCTGACGTCGCCGGCTGCGCGGTTCCGGTCGTCGACCCGGTGTCGGTCTCGAGGATCTCGGTATCGGCTTCCGTCATCCCTCAAATGATTCCCTATTAAGTAGTCGCGCGGCCACCGCGGTGAAGAACTGTTACCTGACACCAGCGATGGCCTGCGCGGTTGTCGCGCCGACACCGAGGCGACGCGCCACCAACAGGTCATCGGGTGTGTCGATGTCACAGCGCAGCCCGGGCCAGGCGCCGGTCAGCTCGATGGCGCCCGAATGGCGATGGCGCTCGGCTGAATCCTGGCCGAATCGCGGATCCAGCGCGACGCCGAGGGCGAACAACGCCGAGGTGCCCGTACCGTGCCGGTCGCCGACGAAGCTGCGGGGGTGGGCGCGGGCCGCCGCGATCGCCTCGCCCAGCTCCTGAGGTTGCAATGCGGGCAGATCTCCCTGCAGCACAACGATGTTCGACGTCTCGGGCCGCACCGTTTCCTCCGCTGCGGCGATGGCGTTGTTGAGCGGATTTTGATGGCCCTGCGGCGTCGGATCGGGGAGCACTCGTGCGCCGAGCTGCCTGGCAGCGTCGCCGGCGACGTCGTCGGGTGTCACCACGGTGATCGACTGCACCTCCGATACAGCCGCGGCAGCTGTGATGGTGTCGATCAGCATCGCCAGCACGACGGCTTCGCGGGTGGTCGCGGAGAAAATCGGCGCCAGCCGCGTCTTGGCGGCGGCCAGGCGTTTGACCGCGATCACCAGCCCGATATCGGCTTCCGATGACCCGCCCATGAGCGCCATCCTGCCAGCAGACCACACCGCGCTAGGGTGAAGGCGTGGTCGACGCGGCAGTGCTGGGGGCCGGAGCTTGGGGGACGGCACTCGCCAAGGTCCTGGCGGACGCCGGCAATGAGGTGCGGTTGTGGGCCCGTCGGCCCGAGTTGGCCGACGAGATCAACAGCACCCATCGCAACCCGTTCTATCTCGATGACGCGGAGCTGCCGGAGACGATCCGCGCGACCAGCGATCCCGCTGAAGCGCTCACCGGAGCGTGCACCGTGTTGCTTGCCGTGCCCGCTCAGTCGTTACGGACCAACCTCGTGCAGTGGGCTCCTCTCATCGGTGACGACACCACGTTGGTAAGCCTGGCCAAGGGCATCGAGCTCGACACGTTGATGCGGATGAGCCAGGTGATCGTTCAGGTCACCGGGGCGGACCCGTCGCGCGTCGCGGTGATCTCCGGGCCGAACCTCGCCAGCGAAATCGCCGATGAGCAACCGGCGGCCACCGTCATCGCGTGCAGCGACTCCGGACGGGCCGTGACGCTGCAGCGTGCATTCTCGACCGGATACTTCCGTCCGTACACCAACGCCGATGTCATTGGCGCCGAGGTCGGCGGCGCGTGCAAGAACGTCATCGCGCTGGCGTCCGGCATGGCTGCTGGAGTCGGGCTGGGGGAGAACACGGCAGCAGCGATCATCACTCGCGGGCTCGCCGAGATCATGCGACTCGGAATCGCGTTGGGCGCCAAGCCGGCAACGCTGGCCGGCCTGGCGGGCGTCGGCGATCTCGTCGCCACCTGCACGTCACGGCGCTCCCGCAACCGCTCGTTCGGGGAACGGCTGGGCAAAGGCGGCACCATGGAGTCTGCGACGCGCGCCGCGGATGGGCACGTCGCCGAGGGTGTGACGTCGTGCCAGTCGATACTCGCGCTTGCGGCCAGCTACGACGTCGAGATGCCGCTCACCGATGCCGTGAATCGGGTCTGCCACAAAGGCGCATCGGTGTATGAGGCGGTGGCACTGCTGCTCGGGCGCAGTACGAAACCGGAGTAGGGCGTGGACGGTCTATACGGTGATTCGACTCGCAGCGTCAAAGCAGTCGGCTCAGAACCGGTTTCGGGCAGTCCCGTGGTATCGCCCCCCGTGCTCGCGTCGACGTTTCATCTCTCCCCGGACGACGCGGAGCCCTTTGACAAGTACGGGCGGTATTCCAATCCCACGTGGCGGCAACTGGAGTCGGCGCTCGCCGAACTCGAAGGAGCCGCCGCCGCGCTGACGTTCGGTTCGGGAATGGCCGCCATCACCGCGGTGTTGCGGGTGCTGGCCAAGCCCGGCACCAAGCTCGTGGTGCCTGCCGACGGCTACAACCAGGTTCGCAGCTATGCCAGGGAATACCTTGTGCCACTTGGAGTCACGGTGGTGGAGGTGGCATGCGCCGCGATGTGTGCCGCGGCCGCTGACGCGGATGTGGTGCTTGCGGAGACACCGGCCAATCCCGGGCTCGATGTCGTCGACCTGCACCGGTTGGCGATGGACTGCCGGCGCCGGGGGGCGACCCTCGTGGTCGACAACACCACCGCGACGCCACTGGGCCAGCAGCCGCTGTCCCTTGGCGCCGACCTCGTCGTCGCCAGCGCGACGAAATCGCTTTCGGGACACAGCGATCTGATCGCGGGATATGTCGCGGGCAGCCATCCGGAGTTGATGGCCACGGTGGAGCAGGAGCGTCTGCTTGCCGGACCGATCCTCGGCCCGTTCGAGGCGTGGCTGGTGCTGCGCAGTCTGGGCACTGCGGGCCTGCGGTTCGAACGGCAGTGCCACAACGCGCAAGCACTCGCGGTGATGTTGCGCAGTCATCCGGCGGTGCGCTCGGTCCGCTATCCCGGGTTGCCCGACGATCCGTCACACCAGATCGCGGCCCTGCAGATGAAGCGGTTCGGCGGGCTCGTCGCAATCGAACTGGACAGCGCGCAGGCAGTGCACTCCCTGGTGGAACGCAGCGCGCTGGTCGTCTCCTCGACGAGCTTCGGCGGGATCCACACCTCGCTGGACCGCCGCGCTCGCTGGAGCGATCCAGTCGCCGACGGATTCGCCCGGATCTCGCTGGGCATCGAGGACACCGACGACCTGATCAGCGATTTCGAACAGGCGTTGTCCTGAAACCGCAGGTCAGGGTATTGAAGCGACCCGCGGTGGGGCTGGACGGTAGCCTCTCTAGGTTGTGACTGCCAGCCAAGAGCACGGAGCCGCGCCGGCGGCGACATCGGGCTCGAGCGCGGCCCGGCGTGTTCGGGTCGCCGTCGTCTATGGCGGCCGCAGCTCTGAGCACGCGATCTCCTGCGTTTCCGCAGGTAGCATCCTGCGCAACCTCGATCCGAAACGC
The sequence above is drawn from the Mycobacterium gallinarum genome and encodes:
- a CDS encoding RNA degradosome polyphosphate kinase, with the translated sequence MTEADTEILETDTGSTTGTAQPATSARPGTPQSGDAAPEAPPAATSRAVDNALPEDRYLNRELSWLDFNARVLALAADPSLPLLERAKFLAIFASNLDEFYMVRVAGLKRRDEMGLSVRSADGLSPREQLRRINERTQQISNRHAHVFLDAVRPALADEGIVIVTWAEVDEGERSRLSTYFHEQVFPVLTPLAVDPAHPFPFVSGLSLNLAVTVRQPEDGGQHFARIKVPDNVDRFVELARREGSSDVVRFLPMEELIAAFLPVLFPGLEIVEHHAFRITRNADFEVEEDRDEDLLQALERELARRRFGSPVRLEVSDDMTESMLELLLRELDVDTGDVIEVPGLLDLSSLWQIYDQDRPALKDRPFVPATPPAFGERETPKSIFSTLRDGDVLVHHPYDSFSTSVQRFIEQAAADPNVLAIKQTLYRTSGDSPIVNALIDAAAAGKQVVALVEIKARFDEQANIKWARALERAGVHVVYGLVGLKTHCKTCLVVRREGSTIRRYCHIGTGNYNSKTARLYEDVGLLTAAPDIGADLTDLFNSLTGYSRKESYRNLLVAPYGVRKGIIERIEREIAAKQSGADAGIRLKANALVDEQVIDSLYRASQAGVRVEVVVRGICALRPGVAGFSENITVRSILGRFLEHSRIIHFRATDEFWIGSADMMHRNLDRRVEVMAQVKDPRLTSQLNDVFDSALDPSTRCWELDMDGKWTASPREGETVRDHQVSLMERHRHP
- the cofC gene encoding 2-phospho-L-lactate guanylyltransferase; the protein is MGGSSEADIGLVIAVKRLAAAKTRLAPIFSATTREAVVLAMLIDTITAAAAVSEVQSITVVTPDDVAGDAARQLGARVLPDPTPQGHQNPLNNAIAAAEETVRPETSNIVVLQGDLPALQPQELGEAIAAARAHPRSFVGDRHGTGTSALFALGVALDPRFGQDSAERHRHSGAIELTGAWPGLRCDIDTPDDLLVARRLGVGATTAQAIAGVR
- a CDS encoding NAD(P)H-dependent glycerol-3-phosphate dehydrogenase; translated protein: MVDAAVLGAGAWGTALAKVLADAGNEVRLWARRPELADEINSTHRNPFYLDDAELPETIRATSDPAEALTGACTVLLAVPAQSLRTNLVQWAPLIGDDTTLVSLAKGIELDTLMRMSQVIVQVTGADPSRVAVISGPNLASEIADEQPAATVIACSDSGRAVTLQRAFSTGYFRPYTNADVIGAEVGGACKNVIALASGMAAGVGLGENTAAAIITRGLAEIMRLGIALGAKPATLAGLAGVGDLVATCTSRRSRNRSFGERLGKGGTMESATRAADGHVAEGVTSCQSILALAASYDVEMPLTDAVNRVCHKGASVYEAVALLLGRSTKPE
- a CDS encoding cystathionine gamma-lyase; protein product: MDGLYGDSTRSVKAVGSEPVSGSPVVSPPVLASTFHLSPDDAEPFDKYGRYSNPTWRQLESALAELEGAAAALTFGSGMAAITAVLRVLAKPGTKLVVPADGYNQVRSYAREYLVPLGVTVVEVACAAMCAAAADADVVLAETPANPGLDVVDLHRLAMDCRRRGATLVVDNTTATPLGQQPLSLGADLVVASATKSLSGHSDLIAGYVAGSHPELMATVEQERLLAGPILGPFEAWLVLRSLGTAGLRFERQCHNAQALAVMLRSHPAVRSVRYPGLPDDPSHQIAALQMKRFGGLVAIELDSAQAVHSLVERSALVVSSTSFGGIHTSLDRRARWSDPVADGFARISLGIEDTDDLISDFEQALS